The DNA sequence TTATGACTGCCCTTGGGCAGTCTAAAGGTGAAAAGTTGGAAAGGCGAGCTGTATGATGCTATCTGTAAAAAACAATGGTTTGCGAATAGCCGAAACAATACCGGATATTATCCGGCTTATTTGGGCTGCTATCATTATTATTACAGACAGGCAAAGAGAAAAGCCTTTCCCGGCCGGTTGCTAGACTCCGGCAGATTTGGAAGGTCACGCTCTTTGTCTGATGCTTCGTGCGCAGATAAAGGGCGTTTTTGTTTTATTCACACTCTTTTGCGGCAATCCAGCAAGGAGTGTTATCCGATTTTTGAAAGTGAGTGTGACCCCATGGAACTAAAAAAGATTGAACAGGCCGCCCAGCGTTTGAAAGGGGTAATCCACCAGACCCCGGTGAATTCCTCTCGAACCTTTTCGGAGCTTTCCGGTGCCGAGCTGTATCTCAAGTGTGAAAATCTGCAAAAAACCGGCTCCTTTAAGGTGCGGGGAGCCTACAATAAAATCGCTTGCTTGGCCGAGGAAGGCCCCATTCCGCCCCTGATTGCTTCCAGCGCCGGGAACCATGCCCAAGGCGTTGCTTATGCCGCCACTGCTTTGGGGGCGCAGTCCACCATTGTGATGCCCCGCTCTGCTCCGCTGGCTAAGGCGGCAGCCACCGAAGGCTATGGTGCCAAGGTGGTGCTCAGCGGTGAATGCTACGACGAAGCCTATCAGCATGCCCTCCACTTGCAGGAGGAGCAGGGTGCCGTGTTTGTTCACCCTTTTGATGATGAGGCGGTGATTGCCGGGCAAGGAACCATTTCCATGGAAATTTTGCAGGCTCTGCCCACCGTGGATGCGGTGCTGGTGCCTGCGGGCGGCGGCGGCCTTTTGGCGGGCATGTCTGCCTGTATCAAGCAGATTAATCCCCGGGTCAAGGTGATCGGCGTGCAGGCGCAGGGTGCGGATGCACTGGTGCAGTCCTTTGCCGCCTGTGCCCTTCGCAACAGCGACAATGTAGCTACCATTGCGGATGGTATTGCTGTGCGCAATCCGGGTGCGCTGACCACCGAGCTGATCTGCCGCTATGTGGATGAAATGGTCACAGTCAGCGACGATGAAATCGCCGAAGCTATTCTCCTTTTGCTGGAGCGCACCAAGCTGGTGGTGGAGCCTGCGGGAGCGGCTTCTCTGGCGGCGGCCATCGGCCATAAGACCGACTTAGCAGGCAAACGGGTGGCCTGTGTGCTTTCCGGGGGCAACATCGATGTGGGCTTTATCCACCGGGTGGTGGAAAAGGGCCTTGTTACCAGAGGCAGGCAGATGAAGTTCCGTACGGTTATGCGGGATGTACCCGGTAGCCTGAGCCGCTTCTCGGACATCATGGCCAGCAGCGGTGCCAACATCATTATGGTGCAGCATGACCGGCTCAACTCCAACCTCCAATTGGGCGAAGCGATTCTGCACGTTGCTTGCGAGGTTTCCGGCCATGAGCACGGCAAAGCCTTGATCAAGCAGCTGGAGGCAAACGGCTATAAGATTCACAGGGGCTCCTGATAGTCCCCTGCATTAACATAAAGAGGTGAAGGAAAGGCTTATGAAACTGACAGGTGCTCAAATTCTCATAGAAGCTCTCCTTGCGCAGGGAACCGACGTGGTTTTCGGGTATCCCGGCGGTGCAGTGCTGAACATATACGATGCGCTCTATGAAAGGCGGGAAGCAATCCGGCATATTCTGACCTCCCATGAGCAGGGGGCTTCTCACGCCGCCGATGGCTACGCACGCTCCACCGGAAAGGTGGGTGTGGTCATTGCTACCTCCGGGCCGGGAGCCACCAATCTGGTTACCGGCATTGCCACTGCTTATCACGACTCGGTGCCGCTGGTAGCCATTACCGGCAATGTGCCGCAGGCTCTGCTGGGCCGGGATAGCTTTCAGGAAGTGGATATTGTTTCCATCACCAAAACGGTGGTGAAGAAAAACTTTTTTGTCACCAGCCCTGCCGATTTGCCGGGCATTGTGCGGGAAGCCTTTGAGATAGCTGCTTCCGGGCGCAAGGGGCCGGTGCTCATTGATATCCCCAAGGATGTCACCGCCATGAAAACCGAATACATTCCCCAGCCCCATTATCAGTACCAAACCGGGCCTGAGATAGACCCGGCCAGCCTTGCAGAAGCGGCGCAGGCCATTGCCGCCAGCGAAAGGCCTCTCATTTACTGCGGCGGAGGGGTCACCTTCTCCGATAGCTCTGAAGCACTGCTGGCCTTTGCTAAGAAAATTCAAGCACCGGTCTGCACTAGTATGATGGGGCTTTCCTCCATCCCAACCGATAGTGAACTGAATCTTGGCCTGGTGGGAATGCACGGCACCGCCACTGCCAATATGGCTGTTTCCAAGTGCGACTTGCTCTTGGCCATTGGGGCACGCTTCTCCGACCGGGTAGCCGGGGATCGGAAAAATTTTGCCCGCAATGCCCGCATTATTCATCTGGATATTGACAAAAAGGAGATCAACAAAAATGTGGAGGCTCAGCTTTGGGTGCTGGGGCATGTGGGAGAGACCCTTGCCCGGCTGACTGATCTGGTGCCGGAAGTCACCCACCCGGAGTGGATGCACACTATTTTTCGCCACAAAGCCTACAACGGCCTGCCCTTTGCCAAAAGTGAGGGGAAGAATGTTAATCCCCGTGAGGTTATCACCGCCCTGCGTCCCTTTCTGGGTGAGGAGGGCATTCTGGTTACCGATGTGGGACAGCACCAGATGCTGGCGGCTCAGTATTATCCCTTTGTAAAGCCCCGCACCTTCCTCAGCTCCAGCGGGCTGGGAACCATGGGTTATGGGATGGGAGCCGCCAACGGTGCGGCGGTAGGCAACCCCAACCGGCGTGTGGCGCTGGTCACCGGGGATGGCAGCTTTCATATGAATATGGCGGAGCTTGCTGTGGCGGTGAGCCATCAGCTTCCTCTTGTGGTTGTGATAATGAACAACGGCGTTCTGGGAATGGTGCACCAGTGGCAGAATCTCTTTTACGGTGGCCGCTACTCCCAGACTGAAATCGGGCGCAAAACCGACTTTGTGGCCTTTGCCGAGTCTTTTGGTGCTAAAGGGCTGCGCATCGAGGATGCGAGCCAGATTCGCCCGGTGCTGGAAGAAGCCTTTGCATGGGGGCAGGGCCCTTGTGTGGTGGATTGCCGCATCCCCAGTGCGGAGCGGGTGTTCCCCATCATTCCCGCAGGCGGCACCGAGGACGACATGATTTATGCAGAGGATTGATTTAGAATCTGTGTTCAATAAATATTTCCATGAGTATAGTCAAAGCTGACCTGCTCACTTAAAAGACAAGTGGTCTCAGAGAAACTGCGGCCACGGCCGACGGGAGAGGTTATCCCACGGCGGTAAGGCTTAGCCTGCCGTCAGTGACGCTGTTTTTCTTTGCATCCTTTCTTTTCTGCACAAAAAGAAAGGATGTGCCTGTGCGGCATTAGCACGACCAAAGCTAAAACTTTTCAGCTTTGCCAAATCTCGGCAGTGGGGTATCAAGGGGCAGTGCCCCTTGGCGATTCTTTGCATCCTTTCTTATCGTGAAGAAAGGATGTGCCCGGCACGGCATGAGTGCCAGATTTTAAAGCTCCACTTGGTAAAAATTACGGAAAACGCAGTTGTGCTATCATTTAGCCTACAGGCAAGAACTGTGAGCTAAGCCATAAAAATCCCCCGCAGACTTCACAGTCTGCGGGGGATTGCTGTTTGTCAGAAAAGCGAAGCTGCCTTTAATCTTGGTTATCCCGATAGAAATTGATCAGACAGCCGCTGAGAATAATCTGGCGCTCATCATCGGTGAGGGAAGCAAGGGAAAGGCTGATTTCCTGTTTGCTGGAGGGGGAGAGCACATAAGCAGGCATAGAAGGAGCCTTATCGGCTACTGCCTGACGGATGCCGGGCAGATAGAGATAGCTGCCCACCTCAAACACCGGCTCCTCCTTCAGCAGGAAGGGGAGCATGCCCCAGTTGATCAGGTTGGAGCGGTAGCGCTTGGTGGCGTATTCATGGGCAATATTGGCAAAGGTTCCCAGCACCTTCTGGCAGGAGGCTGCTTGCTCACGGGCGGAGCCATCGCCGGGCTTATTGGCAAAAACAACACTGCCAATGCCGGTATCGGTCCAATCCACAGCACCGATCTGCTCCACAGCCGTGGCCAGTTCAGCATCCAAAGCCGTGGGATTCTCACCGGCCAGCCGGGCTTTCTGCAATTCCTGTGTGACCTTGGCACGGCCCACATACTCAGGGTCTTTACGGGAAAGGGTGAATTCCGCCAGCTTAAAGGGGTTGGAGCGGTAGCTGGAGGTTTCACCGGAAGGAATCAGCTCATCGGTGGTGGTAACCGGGTCGGTAATCAGCGAGGCTACCCGGAGGATGAGGTTTTCTGCAAGAGGCTCCATAGCGGGCCAATCGGCAATGTTGGGGCCGAATTTCAGGTCTTTTTCAGGCTGGGGCTTATTCCAGCCGTTGTAGCAGCGGTTCTCATATACAGAAGCATCAAAATGGTAATCCGGGCGGGTGTATTCCACCTCAAGAGCAGTGGCGGGGGTGAGGCGGCCGCCGTTGAGGGCAGTGGCGGCGATGCTGCGGGCATCCATAAGAGCCACCGAAGCGATCTGGCCGTTTCCGGGCTTGGAGCCTTCACGGCTGGGGAAGTTGCGGGTGGTGTGACGAATGCTCAGCCCGCCGTTGGCAGGCACATCCCCGGCTCCAAAGCAGGGGCCGCAGAAAGCGGAGCGCACCGAAGCGCCCATGGTCATCAGGTTGGCAATAGCGCCGTTTTTCACCAGCTCAAGGAATACCGGCTGGCTGGAAGGGTATACACTGAGCCAGAAGGAGCCTGTGCCAAGGCTTGCGCCTTTGAGAATATCGGCTGCATCGCATACATTTTCAAAGGTACCACCGGAGCAGCC is a window from the Oscillospiraceae bacterium MB08-C2-2 genome containing:
- a CDS encoding hydratase; this encodes MIKLSSGGAYLLPDGQLIAETDREHLEDVLAESKLSKEQAAENTMAYGILEAHNTSGNMNVLKIKFDSMASHDITYVGIVQTARASGLTRFPIPYVLTNCHNSLCAVGGTINEDDHVFGLSAAEKYGGIFVPAHQAVIHQYMREMMSGGGRMILGSDSHTRYGALGTMAIGEGGPELVKQLLGKTYDIDRPEVVAIYLTGSPAPGVGPQDVALAIIGAVFKNGYVKNKVMEFVGPGIAGLSADFRIGIDVMTTETTCLSSIWATDSVIQDYFAIHGRPDAYKEISPKGVAYYDGAVTVDLSAVRPMIAMPFHPSNVYTIEELNANMKDILHKVEVEGQEQLGKTASPFSLQDKVRDGGLYVDQAVIAGCSGGTFENVCDAADILKGASLGTGSFWLSVYPSSQPVFLELVKNGAIANLMTMGASVRSAFCGPCFGAGDVPANGGLSIRHTTRNFPSREGSKPGNGQIASVALMDARSIAATALNGGRLTPATALEVEYTRPDYHFDASVYENRCYNGWNKPQPEKDLKFGPNIADWPAMEPLAENLILRVASLITDPVTTTDELIPSGETSSYRSNPFKLAEFTLSRKDPEYVGRAKVTQELQKARLAGENPTALDAELATAVEQIGAVDWTDTGIGSVVFANKPGDGSAREQAASCQKVLGTFANIAHEYATKRYRSNLINWGMLPFLLKEEPVFEVGSYLYLPGIRQAVADKAPSMPAYVLSPSSKQEISLSLASLTDDERQIILSGCLINFYRDNQD
- the ilvB gene encoding biosynthetic-type acetolactate synthase large subunit — its product is MKLTGAQILIEALLAQGTDVVFGYPGGAVLNIYDALYERREAIRHILTSHEQGASHAADGYARSTGKVGVVIATSGPGATNLVTGIATAYHDSVPLVAITGNVPQALLGRDSFQEVDIVSITKTVVKKNFFVTSPADLPGIVREAFEIAASGRKGPVLIDIPKDVTAMKTEYIPQPHYQYQTGPEIDPASLAEAAQAIAASERPLIYCGGGVTFSDSSEALLAFAKKIQAPVCTSMMGLSSIPTDSELNLGLVGMHGTATANMAVSKCDLLLAIGARFSDRVAGDRKNFARNARIIHLDIDKKEINKNVEAQLWVLGHVGETLARLTDLVPEVTHPEWMHTIFRHKAYNGLPFAKSEGKNVNPREVITALRPFLGEEGILVTDVGQHQMLAAQYYPFVKPRTFLSSSGLGTMGYGMGAANGAAVGNPNRRVALVTGDGSFHMNMAELAVAVSHQLPLVVVIMNNGVLGMVHQWQNLFYGGRYSQTEIGRKTDFVAFAESFGAKGLRIEDASQIRPVLEEAFAWGQGPCVVDCRIPSAERVFPIIPAGGTEDDMIYAED
- the ilvA gene encoding threonine ammonia-lyase — translated: MELKKIEQAAQRLKGVIHQTPVNSSRTFSELSGAELYLKCENLQKTGSFKVRGAYNKIACLAEEGPIPPLIASSAGNHAQGVAYAATALGAQSTIVMPRSAPLAKAAATEGYGAKVVLSGECYDEAYQHALHLQEEQGAVFVHPFDDEAVIAGQGTISMEILQALPTVDAVLVPAGGGGLLAGMSACIKQINPRVKVIGVQAQGADALVQSFAACALRNSDNVATIADGIAVRNPGALTTELICRYVDEMVTVSDDEIAEAILLLLERTKLVVEPAGAASLAAAIGHKTDLAGKRVACVLSGGNIDVGFIHRVVEKGLVTRGRQMKFRTVMRDVPGSLSRFSDIMASSGANIIMVQHDRLNSNLQLGEAILHVACEVSGHEHGKALIKQLEANGYKIHRGS